One genomic segment of Drosophila melanogaster chromosome 3R includes these proteins:
- the jar gene encoding jaguar, isoform I — translation MLEDTQLVWVRDAAEGYIQGRITEIGAKEFEVTPTDRKYPKRTCHFDDIHSSCDGPQDHDDNCELMLLNEATFLDNLKTRYYKDKIYTYVANILIAVNPYREIKELYAPDTIKKYNGRSLGELPPHVFAIADKAIRDMRVYKLSQSIIVSGESGAGKTESTKYLLKYLCYSHDSAGPIETKILDANPVLEAFGNAKTTRNNNSSRFGKFIEVHYDAKCQVVGGYISHYLLEKSRICTQSAEERNYHVFYMLLAGAPQQLRDKLSLGKPDDYRYLSGCTQYFANAKTEQLIPGSQKSKNHQQKGPLKDPIIDDYQHFHNLDKALGRLGLSDTEKLGIYSLVAAVLHLGNIAFEEIPDDVRGGCQVSEASEQSLTITSGLLGVDQTELRTALVSRVMQSKGGGFKGTVIMVPLKIYEASNARDALAKAIYSRLFDRIVGLINQSIPFQASNFYIGVLDIAGFEYFTVNSFEQFCINYCNEKLQKFFNDNILKNEQELYKREGLNVPEITFTDNQDIIELIEAKSNGIFTLLDEESKLPKPSYSHFTAEVHKSWANHYRLGLPRSSRLKAHRTLRDEEGFLVRHFAGAVCYNTEQFIEKNNDALHASLEGLVQECDNPLLQTLFPSGSSTSVRGKLNFISVGSKFKTQLGELMEKLEQNGTNFIRCIKPNSKMIDRQFEGSLALAQLKCSGTISVLELMEHGYPSRVLFADLYSMYKSVLPPELVSLPARTFCEAMFQSLNLSAKDFKFGITKVFFRPGKFVEFDRIMRSDPENMLAIVAKVKKWLIRSRWVKSALGALCVIKLRNRIIYRNKCVLIAQRIARGFLARKQHRPRYQGIGKINKIRTNTLKTIEIASGLKMGREEIISGVNDIYRQIDDAIKKIKMNPRITQREMDSMYTVVMANMNKLTVDLNTKLKEQQQAEEQERLRKIQEALEAERAAKEAEEQRQREEIENKRLKAEMETRRKAAEAQRLRQEEEDRRAALALQEQLEKEAKDDAKYRQQLEQERRDHELALRLANESNGQVEDSPPVIRNGVNDASPMGPNKLIRYSTLYELPMSTTLVNFVNLFLLSQKH, via the exons ATGTTGGAGGACACCCAACTGGTGTGGGTGCGAGATGCCGCCGAGGGCTATATACAGGGTCGGATCACCGAGATCGGCGCCAAGGAGTTCGAGGTTACGCCCACCGATCGCAAGTATCCGAAGCGCACGTGTCACTTCGATGATATCCACTCTTCGTGCGATGGACCCCAGGATCACGATGACAACT GCGAACTCATGCTGCTCAACGAGGCCACATTTCTGGACAATTTGAAAACGCGTTACTACAAAGACAAGATCTAC ACATATGTGGCCAACATACTAATCGCCGTGAATCCGTATCGTGAGATAAAGGAGCTCTACGCACCCGATACCATCAAGAAGTACAATGGTCGTTCCCTGGGTGAACTGCCTCCTCATGTCTTTGCTATTG CGGATAAAGCCATACGCGATATGCGGGTATACAAATTGTCCCAGTCGATCATCGTGTCCGGAGAGTCCGGCGCCGGCAAGACGGAGTCCACCAAATACCTGCTCAAATACCTGTGCTATTCGCACGACAGTGCCGGTCCCATAGAGACCAAGATATTGGATG CCAATCCCGTGCTGGAGGCCTTTGGCAATGCCAAGACAACCAGAAACAACAACTCCTCGCGATTTGGAAAGTTCATTGAGGTGCACTACGATGCCAAGTGCCAGGTGGTCGGTGGTTACATATCGCACTACTTGCTGGAGAAGAGTCGCATCTGTACGCAGAGCGCCGAGGAGCGAAACTATCATGTTTTCTACATGCTCCTCGCCGGAGCTCCGCAGCAGCTGCGCGATAAGCTGAGCTTGGGCAAGCCAGATGATTACAGG TATCTCTCTGGCTGCACACAGTACTTTGCGAACGCCAAGACGGAGCAGCTAATACCGGGCTCACAAAAGTCGAAGAATCACCAGCAGAAGGGTCCACTTAAGGATCCGATTATCGATGATTATCAGCACTTCCACAACCTTGACAAGGCCTTGGGTCGTCTGGGACTCTCGGATACGGAGAAGCTGGGCATCTATTCGCTGGTGGCAGCTGTGCTCCACCTGGGCAACATTGCTTTCGAGGAGATACCCGATGATGTGCGCGGTGGCTGCCAGGTTTCGGAGGCTTCGGAGCAGTCGCTGACTATCACCAGTGGCCTGTTGGGTGTAGATCAAACTGAGCTGCGCACTGCCCTGGTATCCCGAGTGATGCAGAGCAAGGGAGGCGGCTTTAAGGGCACGGTTATCAT GGTTCCTCTAAAGATCTACGAGGCAAGCAATGCTCGGGATGCCTTGGCCAAGGCCATCTACAGTCGACTATTCGATCGCATTGTGGGCCTGATCAACCAGAGCATTCCCTTCCAGGCTTCAAACTTTTACATCGGCGTGCTCGATATTGCTGGATTTGAGTACTTCACGGTGAACTCCTTCGAGCAGTTCTGCATCAACTACTGCAATGAGAAGCTGCAGAAGTTTTTCAACGATAATATATTGAAAAACGAGCAGGAGCTGTACAAACGCGAAGGCCTCAATGTGCCCGAGATCACTTTCACGGATAACCAGGACATCATCGAGCTGATCGAGGCCAAGTCGAATGGCATCTTTACGCTGCTCGACGAGGAGTCCAAGCTTCCGAAGCCCTCGTACTCGCATTTCACCGCCGAGGTGCACAAGTCCTGGGCGAATCACTATCGCCTGGGTCTGCCGAGATCATCGCGACTAAAGGCCCACCGCACTCTGCGCGATGAGGAGGGCTTCCTGGTGCGTCACTTTGCCGGAGCTGTGTGCTACAACACGGAGCAGTTCATTGAGAAGAACAACGACGCCCTGCATGCTTCGCTGGAGGGTTTGGTCCAGGAGTGCGATAATCCCCTGCTGCAGACCCTTTTCCCTTCGGGAAGTAGTACTTCGGTTCGTGGAAAGCTTAACTTTATATCCGTGGGATCTAAGTTCAAGACTCAGCTGGGCGAGCTAATGGAGAAACTGGAGCAGAAC GGCACCAACTTCATACGCTGCATCAAGCCCAACAGCAAGATGATCGACCGACAGTTTGAGGGCAGCCTGGCGCTGGCCCAACTGAAGTGTTCGGGCACAATTTCGGTGCTGGAACTCATGGAGCACGGTTATCCATCGCGTGTTCTCTTTGCCGATCTCTACAGCATGTACAAATCGGTGCTGCCGCCGGAACTTGTTTCACTGCCGGCGCGCACCTTCTGCGAAGCCATGTTCCAGTCCCTCAATCTGAGCGCCAAGGACTTCAAGTTCGGTATCACCAAGGTCTTCTTCCGGCCTGGTAAATTCGTGGAGTTCGATCGCATCATGCGCTCTGATCCGGAGAATATGCTGGCCATAGTGGCCAAGGTCAAGAAGTGGCTGATTCGATCGCGTTGGGTCAAGTCCGCTCTGGGAGCCCTCTGCGTGATCAAGC TGCGTAATCGAATCATCTACCGCAACAAGTGTGTTCTAATAGCCCAGCGTATTGCACGTGGTTTCCTGGCCCGGAAGCAGCATCGCCCACGCTACCAGGGTATTGGCAAGATCAACAAGATCCGGACTAACACCCTCAAGACAATCGAAATAGCAAGTGGACTGAAGATGGGTCGTGAAGAGATTATTAGCGGGGTAAACGATATCTATAGGCAGATCGATGATGCCATCAAGAAAATCAAG ATGAATCCACGCATTACTCAACGGGAAATGGACTCGATGTACACCGTGGTCATGGCCAACATGAACAAGCTAACAGTTGATCTGAACACCAAGCTTAAGGAGCAGCAACAGGCCGAGGAGCAGGAGCGTCTGCGCAAGATCCAAGAGGCCCTGGAGGCCGAGCGGGCCGCcaaggaggcggaggagcagcGCCAGCGCGAGGAAATCGAAAACAAGCGACT AAAAGCGGAGATGGAAACACGACGAAAGGCAGCGGAAGCTCAGCGCCTGCGTCAAGAGGAGGAGGATAGACGTGCCGCCTTGGCGCTGCAGGAGCAGTTGGAAAAGGAAGCCAAGGATGATGCCAAATACCGGCAGCAGCTCGAACAGGAACGTCGCGATCACGAGTTGGCCCTGCGTTTGGCCAACGAGTCCAATGGCCAGGTGGAGGATAGTCCACCAGTTATACGCAA TGGTGTCAATGACGCGTCTCCCATGGGCCCAAACAAATTGATCAGGTATAGCACGCTTTATGAATTACCTATGTCTACCACTCTTGTAAATTTTGTCAATCTTTTCTTGCtttcccaaaaacactaa